In the genome of Nocardioides marmoribigeumensis, one region contains:
- a CDS encoding YkvA family protein — protein MPWDLVIAVVGGLVLLWVVLVGALSLVARREDDPMTLRDVVRLVPDVVRLLRRLAADPELPRGVRWRLGALLAYLLLPIDLVPDFIPVVGYADDAVVVALALRSVVRRAGPEALDRHWTGTEQGLAAVKRLAGVRPQ, from the coding sequence GTGCCCTGGGACCTGGTGATCGCCGTCGTCGGCGGTCTCGTGCTGCTCTGGGTGGTGCTGGTGGGGGCGCTCTCCCTCGTCGCCCGGCGCGAGGACGACCCGATGACGCTGCGGGACGTCGTACGCCTGGTCCCGGACGTCGTCCGCCTGCTGCGCCGGCTGGCGGCCGACCCCGAGCTGCCACGCGGCGTGCGGTGGCGGCTCGGGGCGCTGCTCGCCTACCTGCTCCTGCCGATCGACCTCGTGCCCGACTTCATCCCGGTGGTCGGCTACGCCGACGACGCCGTGGTCGTGGCGCTGGCGCTCCGGTCCGTCGTACGCCGAGCGGGGCCGGAGGCGCTCGACCGGCACTGGACGGGCACCGAGCAGGGCCTGGCCGCGGTCAAGCGGCTCGCGGGCGTGCGCCCTCAGTAG
- a CDS encoding enoyl-CoA hydratase family protein yields the protein MTDASAEPVHYDVADQVATLTLDQPHNRNALSKALVRGLFDGLTRAEEDDEVKVVLLRSADRVFCSGADLSEATGEGMVEGAKQIVELQRRVVASPKPVVVRLDGPVRAGGIGIVAAADVAVAGPDASFALTEVRLGLAAAVISLTVFHRMTSRAGSRAILTGETFDARQAAEWGLVTEAADDVDAAVGRVLDDLRKGHPQGLRESKRVVNGVLLQRIEDHGTEMAELSGRLFGSDAAREAMLAFLSRKKG from the coding sequence ATGACCGATGCCTCCGCCGAGCCCGTCCACTACGACGTCGCCGACCAGGTCGCGACGCTGACCCTCGACCAGCCCCACAACCGCAACGCGCTGAGCAAGGCGCTCGTGCGGGGGCTCTTCGACGGGCTGACCCGGGCCGAGGAGGACGACGAGGTCAAGGTCGTGCTCCTGCGGTCGGCCGACCGGGTGTTCTGCTCGGGCGCGGACCTCTCGGAGGCGACGGGCGAGGGGATGGTCGAGGGCGCGAAGCAGATCGTCGAGCTGCAGCGCCGTGTCGTGGCCTCGCCCAAGCCGGTCGTGGTCCGGCTGGACGGCCCGGTGCGCGCGGGCGGCATCGGCATCGTCGCCGCCGCCGACGTCGCGGTCGCGGGGCCCGACGCGAGCTTCGCCCTGACCGAGGTGCGCCTCGGGCTCGCCGCGGCGGTCATCTCGCTGACCGTCTTCCACCGCATGACCAGCCGGGCCGGGTCGCGCGCGATCCTCACCGGTGAGACCTTCGACGCCCGTCAGGCCGCCGAGTGGGGCCTGGTGACCGAGGCCGCCGACGACGTCGACGCGGCGGTCGGGCGCGTGCTGGACGACCTGCGCAAGGGGCACCCCCAGGGCCTCCGCGAGTCCAAGCGGGTGGTCAACGGCGTGCTGCTGCAGCGCATCGAGGACCACGGGACCGAGATGGCCGAGCTGTCCGGCCGGCTGTTCGGCTCCGACGCCGCGCGCGAGGCGATGCTGGCCTTCCTGTCGAGGAAGAAGGGCTGA
- a CDS encoding ABC transporter ATP-binding protein, translating to MTEPRQTEGVSVELTDLTRVYGSVKALDGLTLHLSAGELVALLGPSGCGKTTALRILAGLDTATSGRVEVAGKDLTTVPANKRDMGMVFQAYSLFPHLTVRDNVAFGLKLRGLDTRKRRERADDMLALVGLEEHADRYAHQLSGGQQQRVALARALAIEPSVLLLDEPLSALDAKVRVQLREEIRRVQLDVGTTTLFVTHDQEEALSVADRVGVMNQGRLEQVAAPATLYAEPATPFVAEFVGLNNRVPASVSGGSAVVLGTSLPVLPGSVSGSGTALVRPEALNLREDADGDATVVTRSFLGPISRVQLTTSDGTELVAQVGSQEARALDPGTRVRVGVDTAPVLVVD from the coding sequence GTGACCGAGCCCAGACAGACCGAGGGGGTGTCGGTCGAGCTGACCGACCTGACCCGCGTCTACGGCAGCGTCAAGGCCCTCGACGGCCTGACCCTGCACCTCAGCGCCGGCGAGCTGGTCGCCCTGCTCGGGCCGTCCGGTTGCGGCAAGACCACGGCACTGCGCATCCTGGCCGGACTCGACACCGCGACCTCCGGCCGGGTCGAGGTGGCGGGCAAGGACCTCACCACCGTCCCGGCCAACAAGCGCGACATGGGGATGGTCTTCCAGGCCTACTCGCTGTTCCCGCACCTCACCGTGCGCGACAACGTCGCCTTCGGGCTCAAGCTGCGCGGCCTCGACACCCGCAAGCGCCGCGAGCGGGCCGACGACATGCTCGCCCTGGTGGGGCTGGAGGAGCACGCCGACCGCTACGCCCACCAGCTCTCCGGGGGGCAGCAGCAGCGGGTCGCCCTGGCGCGGGCGCTCGCGATCGAGCCCTCGGTCCTGCTGCTCGACGAGCCGCTGTCGGCGCTGGACGCCAAGGTCCGGGTGCAGCTGCGCGAGGAGATCCGGCGCGTCCAGCTCGACGTCGGCACGACCACGCTCTTCGTCACCCACGACCAGGAGGAGGCCCTCTCGGTCGCCGACCGGGTCGGCGTGATGAACCAGGGGCGCCTGGAGCAGGTCGCCGCGCCGGCGACGCTCTACGCCGAGCCGGCCACCCCCTTCGTCGCCGAGTTCGTCGGGCTCAACAACCGGGTGCCGGCCAGCGTCTCCGGCGGCTCAGCGGTCGTGCTGGGCACCTCGCTGCCCGTCCTCCCCGGCTCGGTCTCGGGCTCCGGCACCGCGCTGGTCCGGCCCGAGGCCCTCAACCTGCGCGAGGACGCCGACGGCGACGCCACGGTGGTCACGCGCTCGTTCCTCGGCCCGATCTCGCGGGTGCAGCTCACCACCTCCGACGGCACCGAGCTCGTCGCGCAGGTCGGCTCCCAGGAGGCGCGTGCGCTCGACCCCGGCACCCGGGTCCGGGTCGGGGTGGACACCGCCCCGGTCCTCGTCGTCGACTGA
- a CDS encoding ABC transporter permease — translation MSASLAPSTTGPSGWRRALLMAPFVLFFGIPLLSMADFSTRTATGVDRSWQAWVNLFQDDQLYTAVVTSLLLAALTVALMLALLVPTMIWVRLRVPWAARTIEFLCLLPLTIPPLVIVVGMRGVYDWVTYFFGESPLTLTFVYVVLVLPYAYRALDGALSSIDMTTLAEAARSLGASWPTTIVRVVVPNIWSGILSAAFISVAVVLGEYTIASLAGYQNLQVVIVLIGKVDGPTSVAASFATLVLGFVLLGLLTLFSRGRRGDAAARTATPAPVTEGT, via the coding sequence GTGAGCGCCTCCCTCGCCCCGAGCACCACGGGGCCCAGCGGCTGGCGTCGCGCGCTGCTGATGGCGCCCTTCGTCCTCTTCTTCGGCATCCCCCTGCTGTCGATGGCCGACTTCAGCACGCGCACGGCCACCGGCGTGGACCGGTCCTGGCAGGCCTGGGTCAACCTCTTCCAGGACGACCAGCTCTACACCGCCGTGGTCACCTCGCTGCTCCTGGCGGCCCTGACCGTGGCGCTGATGCTGGCCCTGCTGGTGCCGACGATGATCTGGGTGCGGCTGCGGGTGCCGTGGGCGGCGCGCACCATCGAGTTCCTCTGCCTGCTCCCCCTCACGATCCCGCCGCTGGTGATCGTGGTCGGGATGCGCGGCGTCTACGACTGGGTGACCTACTTCTTCGGCGAGTCACCCCTGACGCTGACCTTCGTCTACGTCGTCCTCGTGCTGCCCTACGCCTACCGAGCCCTCGACGGCGCCCTGTCCTCGATCGACATGACCACGCTGGCCGAGGCCGCCCGCTCGCTGGGGGCGAGCTGGCCCACCACGATCGTCCGGGTGGTCGTCCCCAACATCTGGAGCGGCATCCTGTCGGCGGCCTTCATCTCGGTGGCGGTCGTCCTCGGCGAGTACACGATCGCCTCGCTGGCCGGCTACCAGAACCTCCAGGTCGTCATCGTGCTGATCGGCAAGGTCGACGGCCCGACCTCGGTGGCGGCCTCCTTCGCCACGCTGGTCCTCGGCTTCGTGCTCCTGGGCCTGCTGACCCTGTTCTCACGCGGACGTCGGGGCGACGCCGCCGCGCGCACCGCCACACCCGCCCCCGTCACGGAAGGGACCTGA
- a CDS encoding ABC transporter permease, whose product MSASKGAGGRVRNTLPLAPFLLYLLVFLLIPTIAIVVGSVSQDGGFTTDKLQALFGGAAMRALGKSVLVSAVTAVIGAVLGAVLSWLVVSAPPTSLLRRTVTSVCSVLAQFGGVMLAFAFIATIGYSGVLTQWFHDHGSLDLYGSGWLYSVKGLLLVYSYFQIPLMVIVFLPALEGLRVQWREAAVSLGATPRQYWTHVAAPLLAPAFLGSTLLLFANAFAAYATAAALISQGNPIVPLMIRTAMTSEVVLGQAGFAYALALEMVVVVAVVMTLYTLLLRRTSRWLR is encoded by the coding sequence ATGAGTGCCTCGAAGGGCGCCGGCGGCAGGGTGCGCAACACCTTGCCGCTGGCGCCCTTCCTGCTCTACCTGCTGGTCTTCCTGCTGATCCCGACGATCGCCATCGTGGTGGGGTCGGTCAGCCAGGACGGCGGCTTCACCACCGACAAGCTCCAGGCCCTCTTCGGCGGCGCTGCCATGCGCGCCCTCGGCAAGAGCGTCCTGGTCTCCGCCGTCACCGCCGTGATCGGCGCGGTCCTCGGGGCCGTGCTCTCCTGGTTGGTCGTCTCGGCGCCCCCCACCTCGCTCCTGCGCCGCACGGTGACGTCCGTGTGCAGCGTGCTCGCCCAGTTCGGCGGCGTCATGCTCGCCTTCGCGTTCATCGCGACGATCGGCTACTCCGGCGTGCTGACCCAGTGGTTCCACGACCACGGCAGCCTCGACCTCTACGGCTCGGGCTGGCTCTACAGCGTCAAGGGCCTGCTGCTGGTCTACTCCTACTTCCAGATCCCGCTGATGGTGATCGTGTTCCTCCCCGCCCTGGAGGGTCTGCGGGTGCAGTGGCGCGAGGCGGCGGTCTCCCTCGGCGCCACTCCGCGGCAGTACTGGACCCACGTGGCGGCCCCGCTCCTCGCCCCGGCGTTCCTGGGCTCGACCCTGCTGCTGTTCGCCAACGCGTTCGCCGCCTACGCCACGGCGGCGGCGCTGATCAGCCAGGGCAACCCGATCGTCCCGCTGATGATCCGCACCGCGATGACCAGCGAGGTCGTGCTCGGCCAGGCCGGGTTCGCCTACGCCCTGGCTCTCGAGATGGTGGTGGTCGTGGCGGTCGTGATGACGCTCTACACCCTGCTCCTGCGGCGTACGTCGAGGTGGCTGCGGTGA
- a CDS encoding ABC transporter substrate-binding protein encodes MTLLQLRARLTATRAHRLPAMTLVATMAVAGVAACSPPAKDSGGGSGSDKAASATSAADLGGMDALVKAAKKEGELNVIALPPTWANYGEILKAFTAKYGIKINSQLPDGASQDEINAAEQQKGKSTAPDVFDLGQSVALANTDMFAPYKVATWDSIPEEFKDPDGAWVNDYGGYMSIGYNSDKVPDVTKVADLLKGDFKGAVALNGDPTQAGAAFSGVVMASLANGGSADDLAPGVEFFQKLKKAGNFVAVDPTPATIESGQTPVVIDWDYLNAAETAKLPSWKVVIPSDGDPVAGYYFQAINKGGPHPAAARLWQEFLYSDDGQNLWLGGGARPVRAEAMVKDGTIDKQAWDALPEVPGNPVTVTNEQNTKGADYLSKNWAKVIG; translated from the coding sequence ATGACACTGCTGCAGCTCCGCGCGCGTCTCACGGCCACGCGCGCCCACCGCCTGCCGGCGATGACCCTGGTCGCCACGATGGCCGTCGCCGGGGTGGCCGCGTGCTCCCCGCCCGCCAAGGACAGCGGCGGCGGGTCCGGCTCGGACAAGGCCGCCTCCGCCACCTCGGCCGCGGACCTGGGCGGCATGGACGCCCTGGTCAAGGCCGCCAAGAAGGAGGGCGAGCTCAACGTCATCGCCCTTCCCCCGACCTGGGCCAACTACGGCGAGATCCTCAAGGCCTTCACCGCCAAGTACGGCATCAAGATCAACTCCCAGCTGCCCGACGGCGCCAGCCAGGACGAGATCAACGCCGCCGAGCAGCAGAAGGGCAAGAGCACGGCCCCCGACGTCTTCGACCTCGGGCAGTCGGTCGCACTGGCCAACACCGACATGTTCGCCCCCTACAAGGTCGCGACCTGGGACTCCATCCCCGAGGAGTTCAAGGACCCCGACGGCGCCTGGGTCAACGACTACGGCGGCTACATGTCGATCGGCTACAACTCCGACAAGGTCCCGGACGTGACCAAGGTCGCCGACCTGCTCAAGGGTGACTTCAAGGGCGCCGTGGCGCTCAACGGTGACCCGACCCAGGCGGGCGCGGCGTTCTCGGGCGTGGTCATGGCGTCCCTGGCCAACGGCGGCTCGGCCGACGACCTGGCTCCTGGTGTCGAGTTCTTCCAGAAGCTCAAGAAGGCCGGCAACTTCGTCGCCGTCGACCCCACCCCGGCCACGATCGAGTCCGGCCAGACGCCGGTCGTCATCGACTGGGACTACCTCAACGCCGCCGAGACCGCCAAGCTGCCCAGCTGGAAGGTCGTGATCCCCAGCGACGGCGACCCGGTCGCCGGCTACTACTTCCAGGCGATCAACAAGGGCGGCCCGCACCCCGCGGCCGCTCGCCTGTGGCAGGAGTTCCTCTACAGCGACGACGGCCAGAACCTCTGGCTGGGCGGTGGGGCCCGCCCGGTCCGCGCCGAGGCGATGGTCAAGGACGGCACGATCGACAAGCAGGCCTGGGACGCGCTTCCCGAGGTCCCCGGCAACCCGGTCACCGTGACCAACGAGCAGAACACCAAGGGCGCCGACTACCTGTCCAAGAACTGGGCCAAGGTCATCGGCTGA
- a CDS encoding vWA domain-containing protein — translation MARSGHRSRYTRYDGGPDPLAPPVDLAEALDAIGEDVMAGYSPERAMQEFLRRGGRDQVGLDELARRIAQKRRELLQQHSLDGTMQEVKELLDRAVLNERKQLARDIDLDDTDRAFREMRLDSLPQSPAAAVSELSSYDWQSSDAREDYEKIRDLLGRELLDQRFAGMKQALEGATEEDRAAVQEMLGDLNELLEKHRLGEDTQEDFEEFMAKHGQYFPEDPQNITELLDALAQRAAAAQRMLNSMTPEQRAELMELSQQAFGSPELMQAMSRLDDNLRSLRPGEDWHGSQRFEGEEGLGLGDGTGVLQDLADLDELAEQVSQSYSGARLDDIDLDKVQRQLGDQAAIDARTLADLERALKETGYLRRSADGQLKLSPKAMRQLGKALLRDVANRLSGRQGQRDVRQSGAAGELSGATRPWAFGDTEPWDVTRSITNAVLRSSSEGRTGPGVRLTMEDIEVSETEARTQACVALLVDTSFSMAMDGRWVPMKRTALALHTLIRSRFRGDALQLISFGRAARVMEIEELTALDPRYDKGTNLHHGLLLANRHFRKHPNAQPVLLIVTDGEPTSHLEADGEVRFSYPPHPRTIALAVRELDNARRLGAQTTFFRLGEDPGLARFIDAMAGRVEGRVVAPELDDLGAAVVGSYLGSRKGGRGPVGEHMGDWFGGRGWWVG, via the coding sequence ATGGCTAGGTCGGGTCACCGGTCCCGCTACACCCGGTACGACGGGGGGCCCGACCCGCTGGCCCCTCCCGTCGACCTGGCCGAGGCGCTCGACGCGATCGGCGAGGACGTGATGGCGGGCTACTCCCCCGAGCGCGCGATGCAGGAGTTCCTGCGCCGCGGCGGCCGCGACCAGGTGGGGCTCGACGAGCTCGCGCGGCGCATCGCCCAGAAGCGGCGCGAGCTGCTCCAGCAGCACTCCCTCGACGGCACGATGCAGGAGGTCAAGGAGCTGCTCGACCGCGCCGTGCTCAACGAGCGCAAGCAGCTGGCCCGCGACATCGACCTCGACGACACCGACCGGGCCTTCCGCGAGATGCGGCTCGACAGCCTGCCCCAGTCGCCCGCCGCCGCGGTCAGCGAGCTGTCGTCATACGACTGGCAGAGCAGCGACGCCCGCGAGGACTACGAGAAGATCCGCGACCTGCTCGGGCGGGAGCTGCTCGACCAGCGCTTCGCCGGGATGAAGCAGGCGCTCGAGGGCGCCACCGAGGAGGACCGAGCGGCGGTCCAGGAGATGCTCGGCGACCTCAACGAGCTGCTCGAGAAGCACCGCCTCGGCGAGGACACACAGGAGGACTTCGAGGAGTTCATGGCCAAGCACGGCCAGTACTTCCCGGAGGACCCGCAGAACATCACCGAGCTGCTCGACGCCCTCGCCCAGCGCGCGGCCGCCGCCCAGCGCATGCTCAACTCGATGACGCCCGAGCAGCGCGCCGAGCTGATGGAGCTCTCACAGCAGGCCTTCGGGTCCCCGGAGCTGATGCAGGCGATGTCCCGGCTCGACGACAACCTGCGCTCGCTCCGTCCGGGCGAGGACTGGCACGGGTCGCAGCGCTTCGAGGGCGAGGAGGGGCTCGGCCTCGGCGACGGCACCGGCGTGCTGCAGGACCTCGCCGACCTCGACGAGCTGGCCGAGCAGGTGTCGCAGTCCTACTCCGGAGCACGGCTCGACGACATCGACCTCGACAAGGTGCAGCGCCAGCTCGGCGACCAGGCCGCGATCGACGCGCGCACGCTGGCCGACCTCGAGCGCGCGCTCAAGGAGACCGGCTACCTCCGCCGCTCCGCCGACGGGCAGCTCAAGCTCTCGCCCAAGGCGATGCGCCAGCTGGGCAAGGCGTTGCTGCGCGACGTGGCCAACCGGCTCTCCGGTCGGCAGGGCCAGCGCGACGTGCGGCAGTCGGGCGCGGCCGGCGAGCTGTCCGGCGCGACGCGGCCCTGGGCGTTCGGGGACACCGAGCCCTGGGACGTGACGCGCTCGATCACCAACGCCGTCCTGCGCAGTTCCTCCGAGGGCCGCACCGGGCCCGGCGTGCGCCTCACCATGGAGGACATCGAGGTCAGCGAGACCGAGGCCCGCACGCAGGCGTGCGTCGCACTGCTGGTCGACACGTCGTTCTCCATGGCCATGGACGGCCGGTGGGTGCCGATGAAGCGCACCGCGCTGGCCCTGCACACCCTGATCAGGTCGCGGTTCCGCGGTGACGCGCTGCAGCTGATCTCGTTCGGTCGCGCCGCTCGCGTGATGGAGATCGAGGAGCTCACCGCGCTCGACCCCCGCTACGACAAGGGCACCAACCTCCACCACGGGCTGCTGCTGGCCAACCGGCACTTCCGCAAGCACCCCAACGCCCAGCCGGTGCTGCTGATCGTCACCGACGGCGAGCCGACCTCCCACCTGGAGGCCGACGGCGAGGTGCGGTTCTCCTACCCGCCGCACCCGCGCACCATCGCCCTCGCGGTCCGCGAGCTCGACAACGCCCGCCGGCTCGGCGCGCAGACGACGTTCTTCCGGCTCGGCGAGGACCCGGGGCTGGCCCGGTTCATCGACGCGATGGCCGGCCGGGTGGAGGGCCGGGTCGTCGCGCCCGAGCTCGACGACCTCGGCGCCGCGGTCGTGGGGTCCTACCTCGGGTCGCGCAAGGGCGGACGCGGACCGGTCGGCGAGCACATGGGCGACTGGTTCGGTGGCCGCGGCTGGTGGGTCGGCTGA
- a CDS encoding magnesium chelatase encodes MTDRTPSPLPATLGELRASGHVHKPLRVELRDNLLAKLRAGEDPWPGLHGFEDTVVPQLERALIAGHDVVLLGERGQGKTRLLRTLVTLLDEWTPVISGSELGEHPYEPISHASQQAAATDGDDLRISWRHRSERYAEKLATPDTSVADLIGDIDPIKVAEGRSLGDPETIHFGLIPRSHRGIVAINELPDLAERIQVAMLNVMEERDIQIRGYLLRLPLDVLVVASANPEDYTNRGRIITPLKDRFGAEIRTHYPVALEDEVAVIRQEAHLLAEVPDFVVEILARFTRHLRQSSSVDQRSGVSARFSIAGAETIAASALHRATVQGEDEAVARIVDLETAVDVLGGKVEFETGEEGREREVLTHLLRTATAETVRAHLRGIDFGPLVAALENGALVTTGEQVTARDFLAGLPVLGESDVYDQVMDRLGARTDGARASALELALEGLYLARKIGKETGGGETVYG; translated from the coding sequence GTGACCGACCGCACCCCCTCCCCGCTTCCCGCCACCCTCGGCGAGCTCCGCGCCTCGGGGCACGTCCACAAGCCGCTGCGCGTGGAGCTGCGCGACAACCTCCTGGCCAAGCTGCGCGCCGGCGAGGACCCCTGGCCCGGCCTGCACGGCTTCGAGGACACCGTCGTCCCCCAGCTCGAGCGCGCCCTCATCGCCGGGCACGACGTCGTCCTCCTCGGCGAGCGCGGCCAGGGCAAGACCCGCCTCCTGCGCACCCTGGTGACGCTGCTCGACGAGTGGACGCCGGTGATCAGCGGCTCCGAGCTCGGCGAGCACCCCTACGAGCCGATCAGCCACGCCTCGCAGCAGGCCGCGGCGACCGACGGGGACGACCTGCGCATCTCGTGGCGGCACCGCTCGGAGCGGTACGCCGAGAAGCTCGCCACCCCGGACACCTCGGTGGCCGACCTGATCGGCGACATCGACCCGATCAAGGTCGCCGAGGGCCGGTCGCTGGGCGACCCGGAGACGATCCACTTCGGGCTGATCCCGCGCAGCCACCGCGGCATCGTGGCGATCAACGAGCTGCCCGACCTCGCCGAGCGCATCCAGGTCGCGATGCTCAACGTGATGGAGGAGCGCGACATCCAGATCCGCGGCTACCTCCTGCGGCTGCCGCTGGACGTGCTCGTGGTGGCCTCGGCCAACCCCGAGGACTACACCAACCGCGGGCGCATCATCACCCCGCTCAAGGACCGCTTCGGCGCGGAGATCCGCACGCACTACCCCGTCGCGCTCGAGGACGAGGTCGCGGTGATCCGCCAGGAGGCCCACCTGCTGGCCGAGGTGCCCGACTTCGTGGTCGAGATCCTCGCCCGGTTCACCCGTCACCTGCGCCAGTCGTCCTCGGTCGACCAGCGCTCGGGCGTCAGCGCGCGCTTCTCGATCGCCGGTGCCGAGACCATCGCCGCCTCCGCGCTGCACCGCGCGACCGTCCAGGGCGAGGACGAGGCGGTCGCCCGCATCGTCGACCTCGAGACCGCGGTCGACGTGCTCGGCGGCAAGGTCGAGTTCGAGACCGGCGAGGAGGGACGCGAGCGCGAGGTGCTCACCCACCTGCTGCGCACCGCGACCGCCGAGACGGTCCGCGCGCACCTGCGCGGCATCGACTTCGGGCCCCTCGTGGCGGCGCTGGAGAACGGCGCACTGGTCACCACCGGCGAGCAGGTGACCGCCCGCGACTTCCTGGCCGGGCTGCCGGTGCTCGGCGAGTCCGACGTCTACGACCAGGTGATGGACCGGCTCGGCGCGCGCACGGACGGCGCGCGCGCCTCCGCCCTCGAGCTCGCCCTCGAGGGCCTCTACCTCGCCCGCAAGATCGGCAAGGAGACCGGCGGCGGGGAGACGGTCTATGGCTAG
- a CDS encoding HelD family protein, whose protein sequence is MTDRTPPARPDLAVGPAAADPAQVEAREIAHEQGVVDRVYAQLEVAARNAQLLAAEGHSRARLGHEGGLVERDAMVFQAAKRIATLDAAHEGLVFGRLDLKDPAVEPRYVGRIGVRDDDHEPLLIDWRAPAAAVFYQATASEPQGVVRRRVLRCTGKRVVGVEDDLLDAEAETDLPIVGEGALMAQLSRARDRRMHSIVATIQAAQDKAIRAPSRGVVEISGGPGTGKTVVALHRAAYLLYSDRRRYERGGVLVVGPSGVFMRYIERVLPSLGETAVALRSLGEVVDGIDAVRHDAADVAAVKGAARMAELLRRAARQPVPGSPREFRYFYRDDVLRLTPGDLGRVRRSLLGQGGAAGRRNAVPQARAGSLLVDALWRQVKGERALERSREDFAETVLGDDRFLLFLREWWPPLYSAEVLGWLRDPSFLSTIGEGVISVADVAVLTRADAWGRDAHDLSVEDVALVDELRHLLGEPQEDPELLDDPLAHLVDANLPELTTVQDREFTGPRAQRRIEDDTYAHVLVDEAQDLSPMQWRMVGRRGPTATWTVVGDPAQSSWPFPGEADAAREEAMRNKQRYRFHLDTNYRNSAEIYRFAAAYAERVGLDIDLPEAVRSTGVEPVEAKATDLAAEVTAEARRMLDHLPGTVGVVAAAGRRAELEAWFEGWAEREGGDQARLALLTGLDTKGLEFDGIVVVAPGEIEAESPTGRATLYVVLTRATQELTLVH, encoded by the coding sequence GTGACCGACCGGACCCCACCGGCACGCCCCGACCTCGCCGTCGGCCCCGCCGCCGCCGACCCCGCACAGGTCGAGGCGCGCGAGATCGCCCATGAGCAGGGGGTCGTCGACCGCGTCTACGCCCAGCTCGAGGTGGCCGCGCGCAACGCCCAGCTCCTCGCCGCCGAGGGCCACAGCCGCGCCCGCCTGGGCCACGAGGGCGGGCTGGTCGAGCGCGACGCGATGGTGTTCCAGGCGGCCAAGCGCATCGCCACCCTCGACGCGGCCCACGAGGGCCTGGTCTTCGGACGGCTCGACCTCAAGGACCCGGCCGTCGAGCCGAGGTACGTCGGCCGCATCGGCGTGCGCGACGACGACCACGAGCCCCTGCTGATCGACTGGCGCGCCCCCGCCGCGGCGGTGTTCTACCAGGCGACGGCCTCGGAGCCCCAGGGCGTCGTACGCCGGCGGGTGCTGCGCTGCACCGGCAAGCGCGTCGTCGGGGTCGAGGACGACCTGCTCGACGCCGAGGCCGAGACCGACCTGCCGATCGTGGGCGAGGGCGCCCTGATGGCGCAGCTCTCGCGGGCCCGCGACCGCCGCATGCACTCGATCGTCGCGACCATCCAGGCCGCGCAGGACAAGGCGATCCGCGCCCCGAGCCGCGGTGTCGTCGAGATCTCCGGCGGACCCGGCACCGGCAAGACCGTCGTCGCGCTGCACCGCGCGGCCTACCTGCTCTACTCCGACCGCCGCCGCTACGAGCGCGGGGGCGTGCTGGTCGTGGGTCCCTCAGGCGTCTTCATGCGTTACATCGAGCGGGTGCTGCCCTCCCTGGGCGAGACCGCCGTCGCCCTGCGCTCCCTGGGCGAGGTCGTCGACGGCATCGACGCGGTCCGCCACGACGCGGCCGACGTGGCCGCGGTCAAGGGCGCGGCCCGCATGGCCGAGCTGCTGCGGCGCGCCGCCCGCCAGCCGGTGCCGGGCTCGCCGCGCGAGTTCCGCTACTTCTACCGCGACGACGTCCTGCGCCTGACCCCCGGCGACCTGGGCCGGGTGCGGCGCTCGCTGCTCGGCCAGGGTGGCGCCGCCGGGCGCCGCAACGCGGTGCCGCAGGCCCGCGCGGGCAGCCTGCTGGTCGACGCGCTCTGGCGCCAGGTCAAGGGCGAGCGGGCGCTGGAGCGCAGCCGCGAGGACTTCGCCGAGACGGTGCTCGGCGACGACCGCTTCCTGCTGTTCCTGCGCGAGTGGTGGCCGCCGCTCTACAGCGCCGAGGTGCTCGGCTGGCTGCGCGACCCCAGCTTCCTCAGCACGATCGGCGAGGGCGTGATCAGCGTCGCGGACGTCGCGGTCCTCACCCGGGCCGACGCCTGGGGCCGCGACGCCCACGACCTGTCGGTGGAGGACGTGGCGCTGGTCGACGAGCTGCGCCACCTGCTCGGCGAGCCGCAGGAGGACCCCGAGCTGCTCGACGACCCGCTGGCGCACCTGGTCGACGCCAACCTGCCCGAGCTCACCACGGTCCAGGACCGCGAGTTCACCGGACCCCGCGCGCAGCGCCGCATCGAGGACGACACCTACGCCCACGTGCTCGTCGACGAGGCCCAGGACCTCTCGCCGATGCAGTGGCGCATGGTCGGCCGGCGGGGCCCGACCGCGACGTGGACCGTCGTCGGCGACCCGGCCCAGTCGTCGTGGCCGTTCCCCGGGGAGGCCGACGCCGCGCGCGAGGAGGCGATGCGCAACAAGCAGCGCTACCGCTTCCACCTCGACACCAACTACCGCAACTCCGCGGAGATCTACCGCTTCGCCGCGGCGTACGCCGAGCGCGTCGGCCTGGACATCGACCTGCCCGAGGCGGTCCGCAGCACCGGCGTCGAGCCGGTCGAGGCCAAGGCCACCGACCTGGCCGCCGAGGTGACCGCCGAGGCCCGCCGCATGCTCGACCACCTCCCCGGCACGGTCGGGGTGGTCGCGGCCGCGGGCCGCCGGGCCGAGCTCGAGGCGTGGTTCGAGGGCTGGGCCGAGCGCGAGGGCGGCGACCAGGCGAGGCTCGCGCTGCTCACCGGCCTGGACACCAAGGGCCTGGAGTTCGACGGCATCGTCGTCGTCGCGCCCGGCGAGATCGAGGCGGAGTCCCCGACCGGTCGCGCCACCCTCTACGTCGTCCTGACCCGGGCGACCCAGGAGCTCACCCTCGTCCACTGA